The Verrucomicrobiota bacterium genome segment ATTAAGGAGGAGATGACTGGGCGGTGGGGGCGGTGTCCACGGTGGGGCTGGGCACACGAGGCGGAGGTGGGGAATTTGTAATAAAAGGTTCCATCTCTGGCCGAGAGGGGGTTTCTTTCTGGGTGGGAGCATTCGGGCGCAGGGGTCGTGGGGTGAAATTTGTAATGGTTGATAAAGTCTTCACGGGTGGTGGCACGATTGGGGGAGCGGGCTTGGGCTTGGAAGGATGTTTGATCTGGTAAATTTCTTCGAGTCCGGGAACTGGGCCGTAACCGACGAATTTTGCTTTCCCTTCATATTTTGGTTTTGGGAAACGGAAATCGAAGACGCTGACCCCGTACTGGGATTTTCCGCGGTAGGTGCGGCCATCGGATGAACCGACCATGATGGGGTTATTATCTGTCTTTGTGCGCCCGAGATAAATCATGACGTGTGTGATCGGAGGGTAACGTTTGACTTTATAGGTGCCTGTCCAAAAGAGGAGGTCTCCGGGTTTGAGCTGGTTCATTTCCGGGCTTTTGGGATCGGTACTATCGACAAGGTGGAGATTGCCGCTTTTTTCGACCCAGAGATAGAAGTCGCTGGCCATGCGTGGGACATTGCGTAAGCCCTGTTTCATTAAAATATAATTAACGAAA includes the following:
- a CDS encoding NlpC/P60 family protein, yielding MKITFTLWTILSGLLFCLAPGLNAVTSSISETELKNFDENSPAVRKLISESLALSRQKLDYKYGSADPAKGGMDCSGFVNYILMKQGLRNVPRMASDFYLWVEKSGNLHLVDSTDPKSPEMNQLKPGDLLFWTGTYKVKRYPPITHVMIYLGRTKTDNNPIMVGSSDGRTYRGKSQYGVSVFDFRFPKPKYEGKAKFVGYGPVPGLEEIYQIKHPSKPKPAPPIVPPPVKTLSTITNFTPRPLRPNAPTQKETPSRPEMEPFITNSPPPPRVPSPTVDTAPTAQSSPP